A single genomic interval of Brevundimonas diminuta harbors:
- the thrB gene encoding homoserine kinase, with product MAVFTPVSIADADAFLAGYDIGELVELTAIAEGVENTNYRLDTTRGRFVLTLFEGRTDEASLPFCLGLTAHLAARGFACPTPIENRTGDWLGRLNGRAAAVIEWKTGAWLRTPSSADQAAAGAVLARLHLTAADFELRRVNPVGPSTWRRLVDRCVEGEGRASDADRALLRQVQATLARLGDPFTTDLPGGAIHADYFPDNVLFEDGAVSAVIDFYFGCTGAFAYDLAIALSAWGFDAEGRAMPDALAAFQRGYESVRPLNAAEREALPRLGEAAALRFTVTRLHDRIFHDPANLVTPKDPAVFLRRMDHWRATEPA from the coding sequence ATGGCCGTCTTCACCCCTGTCTCTATCGCCGACGCTGACGCGTTCCTGGCCGGCTACGACATCGGGGAGCTGGTCGAACTGACGGCCATCGCCGAGGGGGTGGAGAACACCAACTATCGGCTGGACACGACGCGCGGGCGGTTCGTGCTGACCCTGTTCGAGGGGCGGACGGACGAGGCGTCGCTGCCCTTCTGCCTGGGGCTGACGGCGCATCTGGCGGCGCGCGGCTTTGCGTGTCCCACGCCCATCGAGAACCGGACCGGTGACTGGCTTGGACGACTGAACGGCCGGGCGGCGGCGGTGATCGAATGGAAGACCGGCGCCTGGCTGCGCACGCCGTCATCGGCCGATCAGGCGGCGGCGGGGGCGGTGCTGGCGCGACTTCACCTGACGGCGGCGGACTTCGAGCTGAGGCGCGTCAATCCGGTCGGGCCGTCGACGTGGCGTCGGCTGGTCGATCGGTGCGTCGAGGGAGAAGGGCGTGCGTCCGACGCGGATCGCGCGCTGCTGAGACAGGTTCAGGCGACGCTGGCGCGCTTGGGCGATCCCTTTACGACCGATCTGCCGGGCGGGGCGATCCATGCCGACTATTTCCCCGACAATGTGCTGTTCGAGGACGGCGCCGTTTCGGCGGTGATCGACTTCTATTTCGGCTGCACCGGCGCCTTCGCCTATGACCTCGCCATCGCCCTGTCGGCCTGGGGCTTCGACGCCGAGGGGCGGGCCATGCCGGACGCCCTGGCGGCCTTCCAGCGCGGCTATGAGTCCGTGCGGCCGCTGAACGCCGCCGAGCGGGAAGCCTTGCCGCGTCTGGGCGAAGCGGCGGCCCTGCGGTTCACTGTGACACGGCTGCACGACCGGATATTCCACGATCCCGCCAATCTGGTGACGCCCAAGGATCCGGCGGTCTTCCTGCGTCGGATGG
- a CDS encoding Gfo/Idh/MocA family oxidoreductase: protein MSAQLAVVEKSESLDPSSQAAPEVVVLKFGSSILRSPAEAPLVASAVYGHVRAGRKVVAVVSAFGGATDRLLGEARALGLAHSNDLLPGYVALGEEKSAALVAIACDRIGLDACALSVRELGIVAEGEPEHSRPCGLRPDHLKQALDRHEVVVVPGFGAVRPDGKVALLGRGGSDLTAVFLAAELGLKKVRLVKDVDGLYDHDPNDKTAPALRYRRASWDVARKLGGALVQHDAIDLGESRGVEIEVAALDRADGTVIGDKSAPPGPAPALPPLKVAVAGCGVVGGGVLAKLLDDPRYEVVGVLVRNPKKARDVDCPASLFTANPADLWARKPDIVLEALSEGEAGHAVIRAALEAGCDVASANKQAVSRDPGGLQALAEANGRRIFWSASVGGGSPMIETVRAARAAGEVVGFEAVLNGTVNFMLERLGDGAAFNEALADARAAGFAEEDPSSDLEGLDAAAKVRLLCHEAFGRSPDGDVPRDHLTEATSAAGGVRQIGSAHLKDGVIRPSVSLSADHGDPLFSTLRGEGNALKVYGADGRVWRCRGRGAGRWATTESILADLAEIVRARRADAGLN from the coding sequence ATGTCCGCCCAACTCGCCGTCGTAGAAAAATCCGAAAGCCTCGATCCCAGCAGTCAGGCTGCGCCAGAGGTGGTGGTGCTGAAGTTCGGCTCGTCCATCCTGCGCAGCCCGGCGGAGGCGCCGCTGGTCGCCTCGGCCGTCTATGGCCATGTGCGGGCGGGCCGAAAGGTGGTGGCGGTGGTCTCGGCCTTCGGCGGGGCGACGGACCGGTTGCTGGGCGAGGCGCGGGCGCTGGGCCTGGCCCATTCCAACGACCTGCTGCCCGGCTACGTCGCCCTGGGCGAGGAGAAGTCGGCGGCGCTCGTGGCCATCGCTTGCGACCGGATCGGTCTGGACGCCTGCGCCCTGTCGGTGCGCGAACTGGGCATCGTGGCGGAGGGCGAGCCGGAGCATTCACGCCCTTGCGGCCTGCGCCCCGACCATCTGAAACAGGCGCTGGATCGGCACGAGGTGGTGGTGGTGCCCGGGTTCGGCGCGGTGCGGCCGGACGGCAAGGTGGCCCTGCTGGGACGCGGCGGATCGGACCTGACGGCGGTGTTCCTCGCAGCCGAGTTGGGGCTGAAGAAGGTGCGATTGGTCAAGGACGTGGACGGCCTTTACGACCACGACCCCAACGACAAGACGGCCCCGGCCCTGCGCTATCGCCGCGCCTCTTGGGACGTGGCGCGCAAGCTGGGCGGCGCTCTGGTCCAGCACGACGCCATCGACCTGGGCGAAAGCCGCGGGGTCGAGATCGAGGTGGCGGCGCTGGATCGCGCCGACGGCACGGTCATCGGCGATAAGTCGGCGCCGCCCGGTCCCGCGCCCGCCCTGCCGCCGCTGAAGGTCGCGGTCGCCGGATGCGGCGTGGTCGGCGGCGGCGTGCTGGCCAAGCTGCTAGACGATCCTCGCTACGAGGTAGTGGGCGTGCTGGTGCGCAATCCGAAGAAGGCCCGCGACGTGGACTGTCCGGCCTCGTTGTTCACCGCCAACCCGGCGGACCTTTGGGCCAGGAAGCCCGACATCGTGCTGGAGGCCCTGTCGGAAGGCGAGGCAGGCCACGCCGTGATCCGCGCTGCGCTCGAGGCCGGCTGTGACGTAGCCAGCGCCAACAAGCAGGCGGTCAGCCGCGATCCGGGCGGCCTTCAGGCCCTGGCGGAGGCCAATGGACGGCGCATCTTCTGGTCGGCCTCGGTCGGGGGCGGATCGCCGATGATCGAGACGGTCCGCGCGGCCCGTGCGGCCGGAGAGGTGGTCGGCTTCGAGGCGGTGCTGAACGGCACGGTCAACTTCATGCTGGAGCGGCTGGGCGACGGGGCGGCCTTCAACGAAGCCCTGGCGGACGCCCGCGCGGCTGGCTTTGCCGAGGAGGATCCGTCCTCGGATCTGGAAGGCCTGGATGCGGCGGCCAAGGTGCGGCTGCTGTGCCACGAAGCGTTCGGTCGCTCGCCCGATGGCGACGTGCCGCGCGACCACCTGACTGAGGCGACCTCAGCCGCCGGCGGGGTGCGTCAGATCGGCTCCGCCCATCTGAAGGACGGGGTGATCCGCCCGTCGGTGTCGCTGAGCGCCGACCATGGCGATCCGCTGTTCTCCACCCTGCGCGGCGAGGGCAATGCGCTGAAGGTCTACGGCGCCGACGGCCGCGTGTGGCGCTGCCGGGGCCGGGGCGCCGGGCGTTGGGCCACGACCGAGAGCATCTTGGCGGACCTGGCCGAGATCGTGCGTGCACGGCGCGCCGATGCGGGCCTAAACTAA
- the metX gene encoding homoserine O-succinyltransferase MetX — protein MTLAETTLLEDPDCRRATALTPAREPTRERGGARDVIVPIPADFRLASGEKLNQPNIVGRLHGRIGAPVVVVAGGISAGRFVHRTETNGLGWWSGAVSVRGPIDLSRLQVLAVDFAPGAEFLDKAVTITTQDQARLLALVLNHLKIERVAAFVGCSYGGMVGLAFAELFPDWAEQLIIVSAAHRAHPQATAWRGIQRRILQFAVAAGRPEEGVALARELAMTTYRTAEEFDDRFDTTAPAAVGGAYPVCDYLTARGQAYRTHTTPARWLSMSDSLDRHSVTPEAITTPVTLIGFTSDRLVPIDDIRELAARLPTLWRFVEAPSLYGHDAFLKEDAFVGDILRAALKDIKA, from the coding sequence ATGACTCTGGCCGAAACCACCCTGCTCGAAGACCCTGACTGTCGCCGCGCGACAGCCCTTACCCCTGCCCGCGAACCGACGCGTGAGCGCGGCGGCGCCCGCGACGTCATCGTTCCCATTCCCGCCGACTTCCGCCTCGCCTCGGGCGAAAAGCTGAACCAGCCCAATATCGTCGGCCGCCTGCATGGCCGGATCGGCGCCCCCGTCGTCGTGGTCGCCGGCGGCATCTCGGCCGGCCGCTTCGTCCACCGGACGGAGACCAACGGCCTGGGCTGGTGGTCGGGCGCCGTTTCGGTGCGCGGGCCCATCGATCTGAGCCGCCTGCAAGTTCTGGCCGTCGATTTCGCCCCCGGCGCCGAGTTCCTGGACAAGGCCGTCACCATCACCACCCAGGATCAGGCCCGCCTGCTGGCCCTGGTGCTGAACCATCTGAAGATCGAGCGCGTCGCCGCCTTCGTCGGCTGCTCGTACGGCGGCATGGTCGGCCTGGCCTTCGCCGAACTGTTCCCCGACTGGGCCGAGCAGCTGATCATCGTGTCGGCCGCCCATCGCGCCCATCCCCAGGCCACCGCCTGGCGCGGCATTCAGCGCCGCATCCTGCAGTTCGCCGTCGCCGCCGGCCGTCCCGAGGAGGGCGTCGCCCTGGCCCGCGAACTGGCCATGACCACCTATCGCACGGCCGAGGAGTTCGACGATCGCTTCGACACCACCGCGCCCGCGGCGGTCGGCGGCGCCTATCCCGTCTGCGACTATCTGACGGCGCGGGGCCAGGCCTACCGGACCCACACCACCCCGGCCCGCTGGCTGTCGATGTCCGATTCCCTGGACCGCCACAGCGTAACGCCCGAGGCCATCACAACCCCCGTCACCCTGATTGGCTTCACCTCCGACCGGCTGGTGCCGATCGACGACATCCGCGAACTGGCCGCGCGGTTGCCGACTCTGTGGCGCTTCGTCGAGGCGCCCTCGCTCTATGGCCACGACGCCTTTCTGAAGGAGGACGCCTTCGTCGGCGATATCCTCCGCGCCGCCTTGAAGGATATCAAAGCATGA
- the metB gene encoding cystathionine gamma-synthase, with the protein MTSRPANPHTIAARTGVDTDTAHGAVMPPLYLSSNYSFAGFDQKRKYDYSRSGNPTRDVLAETLTELEGGAGCVITATGMAAVDLPLTLLEPGDLLIAPHDCYGGTCRLLNARAKKGHFELLLVDQGDPVAFEAALALKPKLVLVETPSNPLLRLVDVADICTRAHAAGAKVVCDNTFLSPALQNPIKLGADFVVHSTTKFINGHSDVVGGAVISADAEDHQTLAWWANCTGVTGSPFDAYLTLRGVRTLFARIERQQATAGKIAEKLAAHPAVKAVHYPGLKSHPNHALVAAQQAGPGAMLSFELQGGTDAVRDLVETLEIFTLAESLGGVESLIAHPATMTHAAMTPEQRATAGIGDGLVRLSVGLEHVEDLIADLFPALDALVPATAAAA; encoded by the coding sequence ATGACTTCCCGTCCCGCCAATCCGCACACCATCGCCGCCCGCACGGGCGTGGATACGGATACGGCCCACGGCGCGGTCATGCCGCCGCTGTATCTGTCGTCCAACTATTCCTTCGCCGGCTTCGATCAGAAGCGGAAGTACGACTACAGCCGTTCGGGCAATCCGACCCGCGACGTGCTAGCCGAGACCCTGACCGAGCTGGAAGGCGGCGCGGGCTGCGTCATCACCGCCACCGGTATGGCGGCGGTCGACCTGCCCCTGACTCTGCTGGAGCCGGGCGATTTGCTGATCGCGCCGCACGACTGCTACGGCGGCACCTGTCGCCTGCTGAACGCCCGCGCGAAGAAGGGGCATTTCGAACTGCTGCTGGTCGATCAGGGCGATCCCGTCGCCTTCGAGGCCGCCCTGGCGCTGAAGCCCAAGCTGGTGCTGGTCGAGACCCCCTCCAATCCGCTGCTGCGTCTGGTCGATGTCGCCGACATCTGCACCCGCGCCCATGCGGCGGGCGCCAAGGTTGTCTGCGACAACACCTTCCTGTCGCCGGCGCTGCAGAACCCGATCAAGCTGGGCGCCGACTTCGTAGTCCACTCAACGACCAAGTTCATCAACGGCCATTCCGACGTGGTCGGCGGCGCCGTCATCTCGGCCGACGCCGAGGATCACCAGACCCTGGCCTGGTGGGCCAACTGCACCGGCGTTACCGGCTCGCCCTTCGACGCCTATCTGACCCTTCGCGGCGTGCGCACCCTGTTCGCGCGTATCGAGCGGCAACAGGCCACGGCGGGCAAGATCGCCGAAAAGCTGGCCGCCCACCCGGCGGTCAAGGCCGTCCACTATCCGGGCCTGAAGTCGCACCCCAACCATGCCCTGGTCGCGGCCCAGCAGGCCGGCCCCGGCGCCATGCTCAGCTTCGAACTGCAAGGCGGCACGGACGCCGTGCGCGATCTGGTCGAGACGCTGGAGATCTTCACTCTGGCGGAATCGCTGGGCGGCGTTGAAAGCCTGATCGCCCACCCGGCCACCATGACCCACGCCGCCATGACGCCGGAACAGCGCGCCACGGCCGGCATCGGCGATGGTTTGGTGCGCCTGTCGGTGGGTCTGGAGCATGTCGAGGATTTGATCGCCGACCTGTTCCCGGCGCTGGACGCCCTCGTGCCCGCAACCGCCGCGGCCGCGTAA
- the carA gene encoding glutamine-hydrolyzing carbamoyl-phosphate synthase small subunit: MTTKILPGATGVLALADGTILQGVGVGAVGSALGEVVFNTAMTGYQEILTDPSYMSQILAFTFPHVGNVGTNVEDIEQMGGASDTSARGAIFRDVPTDPANYRSDASFDDWMKRRGVVGLAGVDTRALTKIIRDKGAPHAVIAHDPDGNFDLEALVAQARGWTGLVGLDLAKPASTLQAFEWNEGLWNWPEGHPKTEGRKDVVVIDYGVKRNILRALASTGARITVVPATTTADEVLARNPDGVVLSNGPGDPAATGEYAVPEIQKLVASGKPLMGICLGHQMLALALGAKTVKMDQGHHGANHPVKDLTTGKVEIVSMNHGFTVDRDSLPDAVTETHVSLFDGTNCGIAVKDKPIFSVQHHPEASPGPTDSLYLFDRFADLMGDR, encoded by the coding sequence ATGACGACGAAGATTCTTCCGGGCGCCACCGGCGTTCTCGCGCTCGCAGACGGCACGATCCTGCAGGGCGTCGGCGTGGGCGCCGTCGGCTCGGCCCTGGGCGAGGTGGTCTTCAACACCGCCATGACCGGCTATCAGGAAATCCTGACCGACCCGTCCTACATGAGCCAGATCCTGGCCTTCACCTTCCCGCACGTCGGCAATGTGGGGACCAATGTCGAAGACATCGAGCAGATGGGCGGCGCGTCCGACACCTCGGCGCGCGGCGCCATCTTCCGCGACGTTCCGACCGATCCGGCCAACTATCGCTCGGACGCCAGTTTCGACGACTGGATGAAGCGGCGCGGCGTCGTGGGTCTGGCCGGGGTCGACACCCGCGCCCTGACCAAGATCATCCGCGACAAGGGCGCGCCCCACGCCGTCATCGCCCACGACCCGGACGGAAACTTCGACCTGGAGGCCTTGGTCGCTCAGGCGCGCGGCTGGACCGGCCTGGTCGGTCTGGACCTGGCCAAGCCCGCCTCGACGCTGCAGGCGTTCGAATGGAACGAGGGTCTGTGGAACTGGCCGGAAGGGCACCCGAAGACCGAAGGCCGCAAGGACGTGGTGGTCATCGATTACGGCGTGAAGCGCAACATCCTGCGTGCCCTGGCCTCGACCGGCGCGCGCATCACCGTGGTCCCGGCGACGACGACGGCGGACGAGGTTCTGGCCCGCAATCCCGACGGCGTGGTCCTGTCGAACGGACCGGGCGATCCGGCCGCGACGGGCGAGTACGCTGTGCCTGAAATCCAGAAACTGGTCGCCAGCGGCAAGCCGCTGATGGGCATCTGCCTGGGCCACCAGATGCTGGCCCTGGCCCTGGGCGCCAAGACGGTGAAGATGGATCAGGGCCACCACGGCGCCAACCATCCGGTCAAGGATCTGACCACCGGCAAGGTCGAGATCGTGTCGATGAACCACGGCTTCACCGTCGATCGCGACAGCCTGCCCGACGCCGTGACCGAGACCCACGTCAGCCTGTTCGACGGCACCAACTGCGGCATCGCGGTCAAGGACAAGCCGATCTTCAGCGTCCAGCACCACCCCGAGGCCTCGCCCGGACCGACCGACAGCCTTTATCTGTTCGACCGGTTCGCCGATCTTATGGGCGATCGCTGA
- a CDS encoding glycoside hydrolase family 3 N-terminal domain-containing protein, producing MPVSAQASRTVARHRQKIEDLIAAMTVEEKAGQLNLLADPFRWMPTAVNPLDGTGDPARVTALIREGKVGSLFNGIGAEAGRRIQRVAMEESRLKIPLLFAADVIHGLSTIFPVPLAEAAAFDTELARRTARAAAVETAASAVHQTYAPMVDVARDQRWGRNVEGAGEDVLLNNLLAAARVRGFQGEKGLDDRDAVLATAKHMAAYSAAVGGVEYNTTDMSEQTLRGVFLPPFKASVDAGALSIMSAFNDVNGVPASGSRKLLTDILRGEWGFEGFVVSDYTSEQELVAHGFAEDGRDAARLAFNAGVDVSMVSGLYLEHLPSLVASGEVSMARLDEAVRRVLNTKAALGLFDDPYRGTDPVREKAVVGSREHVELSREAGRKSVVLLKNDNGLLPLKKSQKIALVGPFADDVDNVWGPWTIWGAPERRVSLEAGFRAAMSDPQNLTLARGSGVETPLDGGIEQAVAAARDAEVIVLAIGEATNMSGEAQSRTEIVVPAPQVALVDAMAALGKPMVILLRNGRALALEGNVKNAQAIVVTWFLGEQMGHAVADVLFGDHGPSARLPVSFPHKSGQQPYSYDRKTTGRPANPDLASEEYKARYRETTNTALYPFGYGLTYGAISYGPVEMESDKLAWAGTLDLAVTVTNTGSHPAEELVQLYIHDRVASLTQPGRLLKDFKRVPLKPGQSAKVTFTLNARQLGFIGADETWRIEPGLFDVWLAPHAQGGAKATFQLIGPASITDGR from the coding sequence ATGCCTGTATCCGCCCAAGCGTCCCGCACCGTCGCCCGTCACCGCCAGAAGATCGAGGATCTGATCGCGGCCATGACGGTCGAGGAGAAGGCGGGCCAGCTGAACCTGCTAGCCGATCCGTTCCGCTGGATGCCGACGGCGGTGAACCCGCTGGACGGCACGGGTGATCCCGCGCGCGTCACCGCCCTGATCCGCGAAGGCAAGGTCGGCAGCCTGTTCAACGGCATCGGCGCCGAGGCGGGCCGCCGCATCCAGCGCGTGGCGATGGAGGAGAGCCGGCTGAAAATCCCGCTGCTGTTCGCAGCGGACGTGATCCACGGTCTGTCGACCATCTTCCCCGTGCCTCTGGCCGAGGCGGCGGCCTTCGACACCGAATTGGCGCGGCGCACGGCGCGGGCCGCGGCGGTCGAGACGGCGGCCTCGGCCGTTCACCAGACCTACGCCCCCATGGTGGACGTGGCGCGCGACCAGCGTTGGGGCCGCAACGTCGAGGGCGCCGGCGAGGACGTTCTGCTGAACAACCTGCTGGCCGCCGCCCGCGTGCGCGGCTTCCAGGGCGAAAAGGGTCTGGACGACCGTGACGCGGTCCTGGCCACCGCCAAACACATGGCCGCCTATTCCGCCGCCGTCGGCGGGGTCGAATACAACACCACCGACATGAGCGAGCAGACGCTGCGCGGGGTCTTCCTGCCGCCGTTCAAGGCCTCGGTGGACGCCGGCGCCCTGTCGATCATGAGCGCCTTCAACGACGTCAACGGCGTGCCGGCGTCGGGCAGCCGAAAACTGCTCACCGACATCCTGCGCGGCGAATGGGGTTTCGAGGGCTTCGTCGTCTCCGACTACACCTCCGAGCAGGAGCTGGTGGCCCACGGCTTCGCCGAGGACGGCCGCGACGCCGCCCGCCTGGCCTTCAACGCCGGGGTCGATGTGTCGATGGTGTCGGGTCTGTATCTGGAACATCTGCCCAGCCTCGTCGCCTCGGGCGAGGTGTCGATGGCGCGGCTGGACGAGGCGGTGCGCCGCGTCCTGAACACCAAGGCGGCGCTGGGCCTGTTCGACGACCCCTATCGCGGCACCGATCCGGTGCGTGAAAAGGCGGTGGTCGGCTCGCGCGAGCACGTCGAGCTGTCGCGCGAGGCGGGCCGCAAGTCGGTCGTACTGCTGAAGAACGATAACGGCCTGCTGCCGTTGAAGAAGAGCCAGAAGATCGCCCTGGTCGGCCCGTTCGCCGACGACGTGGACAATGTCTGGGGGCCGTGGACCATCTGGGGCGCGCCCGAGCGGCGCGTGTCGCTGGAGGCCGGCTTCCGCGCGGCCATGAGCGATCCGCAGAACCTGACCCTCGCACGCGGTTCGGGCGTCGAGACGCCGCTGGACGGCGGGATCGAGCAGGCCGTCGCGGCCGCCCGCGACGCCGAGGTCATCGTCCTGGCCATCGGCGAAGCGACCAACATGTCGGGCGAGGCCCAGTCGCGCACCGAGATCGTGGTGCCCGCCCCGCAGGTCGCCCTGGTCGACGCCATGGCGGCGCTGGGCAAGCCCATGGTCATCCTGCTGAGGAACGGCCGGGCGCTTGCGCTGGAAGGCAATGTGAAGAACGCCCAGGCCATCGTCGTGACCTGGTTCCTGGGCGAACAGATGGGCCATGCCGTCGCCGACGTCCTGTTCGGCGATCACGGCCCGTCCGCGCGCCTGCCGGTCAGCTTCCCGCACAAGTCAGGCCAGCAGCCCTATTCCTACGACCGCAAGACCACCGGCCGCCCGGCCAATCCCGATCTGGCGAGCGAGGAATACAAGGCCCGCTATCGCGAGACGACCAATACGGCGCTGTATCCCTTCGGCTATGGCCTGACCTATGGCGCGATCAGCTATGGGCCGGTCGAGATGGAGAGCGACAAGCTGGCCTGGGCCGGCACGCTGGATCTGGCCGTGACCGTGACCAACACCGGGTCGCATCCGGCCGAGGAACTGGTGCAGCTCTATATCCACGACCGGGTCGCCAGCCTGACCCAGCCGGGCCGATTGCTGAAGGACTTCAAGCGCGTGCCGCTGAAACCGGGGCAAAGCGCCAAGGTGACCTTCACCCTGAACGCCCGCCAACTGGGCTTCATCGGCGCGGACGAGACCTGGCGCATCGAGCCCGGTCTGTTCGACGTCTGGCTGGCGCCGCACGCCCAGGGCGGGGCCAAGGCGACGTTCCAGCTGATCGGTCCGGCGTCGATCACCGACGGGCGGTGA
- a CDS encoding ZIP family metal transporter yields MMESLSPIAAGGLGSLAAGMMTAVGAVPLLFFRKAGVQTQSALLGFAAGVMLAASFFSLIIPGVDVLQAGGASQAAAAGVMGAAVLIGATVIGLMNRFAPVDMLAIGPAGSRDLSRRIWLFIMAITLHNFPEGAAVGVSFGGGDMHQGLSTALGIGIQNMPEGLAVSAAMATLGYGRWPAFAAALASGLVEPVGGLIGASVVDLLPGALPWGLGLAAGAMIYVVTAEIIPETREKSKGEGSMIGLMIGLVGMMFLDIALG; encoded by the coding sequence ATGATGGAATCCCTTTCCCCCATCGCCGCAGGCGGTCTGGGCAGTCTGGCGGCGGGCATGATGACGGCGGTGGGCGCCGTGCCGCTGCTGTTTTTCCGCAAGGCGGGGGTGCAGACCCAGAGCGCGCTGCTGGGTTTCGCCGCCGGGGTCATGCTGGCGGCCTCCTTTTTCTCGCTTATCATTCCGGGCGTGGACGTGCTGCAGGCGGGCGGGGCCAGCCAGGCGGCGGCGGCCGGCGTCATGGGGGCGGCGGTGCTGATCGGGGCGACGGTGATCGGACTGATGAACCGGTTCGCGCCGGTAGACATGCTGGCCATCGGGCCGGCGGGATCGCGCGACCTGTCGCGGCGCATCTGGCTGTTCATCATGGCCATCACCCTGCACAACTTCCCCGAGGGCGCGGCGGTGGGCGTCAGCTTCGGCGGCGGCGACATGCATCAAGGGCTGTCCACGGCGCTCGGCATCGGCATCCAGAACATGCCCGAGGGTCTGGCGGTGTCGGCGGCGATGGCGACCCTGGGATACGGCCGCTGGCCGGCGTTCGCTGCGGCCCTGGCTTCGGGCCTGGTCGAGCCGGTCGGCGGCCTGATCGGCGCCAGCGTGGTCGATCTCTTGCCCGGCGCCCTGCCGTGGGGGCTGGGCCTGGCGGCCGGAGCCATGATCTATGTCGTCACCGCCGAGATCATTCCCGAGACCCGCGAGAAGTCCAAGGGCGAGGGGTCGATGATCGGCCTGATGATCGGCCTGGTCGGAATGATGTTCCTGGACATCGCCCTGGGATGA
- the proB gene encoding glutamate 5-kinase yields the protein MSQRAALPVGPNAASALGAARRVVVKIGSSLLIDAATRQPTRDWLAAVASDLAALKAEGREVIVVSSGSIALGRGRLPALGARLEDKQAAASVGQSLLMAAWSAALDPHGLIAGQVLLTRDDTERRRRWLNARATVEALLTHGVIPIVNENDTVATEEIRYGDNDRLAARTAQLARADLLILLSDVDGLYTADPRRDPSAAHLPLIETLSLDILAMGGGANADAGVGTGGMATKLAAAQIARSAGCATIIASGQTLSPLSAIRDGARATLIAAPDGPMAAYKQWIAGSLSPTGTLTLDAGAVTALKAGKSLLPAGVTGVSGGFEKGDCVRLIDPDGRAVGVGLAAYAADEAARLRGRRSDEIETLLGYRGASVLIHRDDMVLDDR from the coding sequence ATGTCCCAGCGCGCCGCCCTCCCCGTCGGCCCGAACGCTGCGTCGGCGCTGGGCGCCGCCCGGCGGGTCGTGGTCAAGATCGGATCCTCCCTGCTGATCGACGCGGCCACGCGCCAGCCGACGCGCGACTGGCTGGCCGCCGTCGCCTCGGATCTGGCGGCGCTGAAGGCCGAGGGGCGCGAGGTCATCGTCGTCTCGTCCGGCTCGATCGCCCTGGGCCGGGGCCGGTTGCCCGCGCTGGGCGCACGGCTGGAGGACAAGCAGGCGGCGGCCTCGGTTGGACAGTCGCTGCTGATGGCCGCCTGGTCAGCGGCCTTGGACCCGCACGGCCTGATCGCGGGCCAGGTTCTGCTGACACGCGACGACACCGAACGCCGTCGGCGGTGGCTGAACGCCCGCGCGACCGTCGAGGCCCTGTTGACCCACGGCGTCATCCCCATCGTCAACGAAAACGACACGGTGGCGACCGAGGAAATCCGTTACGGCGACAACGACCGGCTGGCGGCACGCACGGCCCAGTTGGCGCGGGCCGACCTGCTGATCCTGCTGTCGGACGTGGACGGCCTCTATACCGCCGATCCGCGCCGCGATCCGAGCGCCGCCCACCTGCCCCTGATCGAGACGCTCAGCCTCGATATCCTGGCCATGGGCGGCGGCGCCAACGCCGATGCGGGCGTGGGCACGGGCGGCATGGCGACCAAGCTGGCGGCGGCCCAGATCGCGCGTTCGGCCGGTTGCGCCACCATCATCGCCTCGGGCCAGACCCTGTCGCCGCTCAGCGCCATCCGCGACGGCGCGCGTGCCACCCTGATCGCCGCCCCCGACGGGCCGATGGCCGCCTATAAGCAGTGGATCGCCGGCAGCCTGTCGCCAACTGGAACCCTAACGCTGGACGCCGGGGCGGTCACGGCGCTGAAGGCGGGCAAGAGCCTGCTGCCGGCCGGGGTCACGGGCGTGTCCGGCGGCTTCGAAAAGGGCGACTGCGTGCGCCTGATCGACCCGGACGGTCGCGCCGTCGGCGTGGGCCTGGCCGCCTACGCCGCCGACGAGGCCGCGCGCCTTCGCGGCCGCCGCTCGGACGAGATCGAGACCCTGCTGGGCTATCGCGGGGCCTCGGTGCTGATCCACCGCGACGACATGGTGCTGGACGACCGATGA